gAAGACCGTCCGATCATGGTCCGATCACCCGCTTTCTAAATTCTGACGTGCGGCATGCCGATCATCCCTTTGAGGATATTTATTGGCGCGGCGCacaaagcaaaatgtataacacattgtagttttgatttagtttttaaaataaggtTGTTCCAACCGAAATGGATGCCCATCAATAGGTAGGTAGCGCCGTCGTAAtacattattttaagaaaatggttTTCTCAAGCATTTGTTGATTTCACGTCCGCTGACGTCATATCAAAATGGGCGCCATTTGATTACGTCATATTGACGGGCGCCATTTTGATTACGTCATGCCgccctcctaaaaaaaaagtctgtggagaacatgtatttttgtaatagaTAAAAATGCCAaagagttgggggggggggggtctccgGCCGCTTGGCTGGACGCCGACGTTCATGTTCCAAACAAAAAGTGGGAAGGGGGTGGGGAATCTCCGGCCGCTTGGCTGGACATGACCGgtgtttttattaaaggcatACACCCCTTAGTTGGCATTTTGAGTAACTATACAgatagtgtccagggccttttaACTTGCGTTTTGTTAGCGAGAGCAAATCACTCTCCTTAATTCATTGTTTTGATTTAAGGAGAGCGATTTTAAAATCGCTCTCCTTAATTTACCTTTTGATTTAAGGAGAGCAATGCACAGCTCTCCTCAGATTTATTAAAATGAAGGCCTGGAACCTTAAACACctaacttttaaaaaattttaatataaattttgtaaaaaaaaaaactaaaaaaaacaggcatgcaactgtaacttcacaaaattgcatgattttgtgtagtatttttcaattttggatggtaaaactgagattaAAAAAGAAGAGGAAATCAGCCGATCCAAGGAAAAGTTTCATGCCTGAAAAGGGAGGGAAACGagtgtttctcaaaaacaaaatgacaatatTCTTACCCGTGGTGGACAGCACTGGATGACCAAATCAACTTCTGGAACATCCAGCCCTCTCGCAGCGACATCCGTCGAGACGAGACACTGAAAGTTCCCCTCACGAAATCTCTGAATAAGTaggatgaataaaaaaaaaaaaacgttattttattttttaaatttataataaaatcaAACACAAAATGGGCTATGTGGTTTATTACAATTGTTCACATCCCCATAGATTAAACGTTTAACCCAAGAGAAATGGAACAGAACTCAACACAGATGAAATCAGCGACCTAAACCCATTCCACATAACACCCCTGCAGGAAATGAAAGTCCTAAAGGCGGACGGCAAGGAAAGATACCAACTACACCAACCCGACAATACCTGAAATGAGAAACAACTCctggagcaagctagtcaaaacgttgagaccaattcagaactgactccgcggcagtacagttaatttcgatcccataAGCTTAAGTAGTCGTCCAGTATATTTTCTATACCagccgccctggtaatagttaaaaagcaggacagttcttttcagaacagagaagtctcccgaacctccgattatctactaaGCGGCAGTAGAGTTAAGCAAGAtagttctccaagaacaaactctacctggcaagaagacacacacatggtgttaccgcaagccaaatatacatgtacaactatACAAGAAACCTCCAAACTTTTACCTTGAGCGTAATCTCTCGTTGATTTTGCGCAATATCACCATGCAAGACTTGAGCATCAACCTTCATCGCTGGGTTCATTGATAGTTCATTGGCTTCAGCTTTAGTCTCGCAGAAGACCATAATGCGGCCATTGATTCCGCTGTAGATTCGGATTACATCGCTGATCAGACATGGGCGATCTTTGTAGTTGACGCAGATTGCAAGATGCTGTAAACAAAACGTTTAAGATGATcattattaaaataatgataaaaatagtatagcccgactcgaggagtaACCGGTACAAAAGAAAATgttatctttcttttgcattCTGTAATAagatgaaattaaaaacaagcTCTTATTaagcacattttacaataatgcATCAGTGCACTCTTTTAATAGTGCCCTGGTCAATAGgcaaaaaacattttaagtaatctttctcagctcccttgggagtatacaatcCAGGCTGTCATGTTGCTCAGAAAGCTTTttcaaaacacaatatcaacctctaccattGCAGGagcccatttatacccctgggtgaagagaagcaacgaTAGTGTGAAGCATTTCActcaaggaaacaagtgtcatgaccaggatttgaacccaccagaaaattaaaagaaaaagtttTACCTTGACGTTTGTAGCCGTCTTGTCTGTCCGCGACCCGACCAGATCATGCTTCCTCAAGTCTGTCCTCATGTACTTGCGAGCCGTTTTATGAACCCAGTCAGGGACTGTGGCTGAGAAGAGCAGTGTCTGGGGGTTCCCAAGTTGCTCTGGTGTCCCAGCGGAGGCTCCTACGGCTGGCTTGCCGTCCGATGTCTTGCCTTCAGCTGGCTTAACTGCAGGGATGAGAATGGATGAAAGTGAACAATGCTGAAAATAGCTTGTAGGTTTGGGTCCCCCTTCATCTAAAACcagaggtcgatttcacaaagagttaggactagtcctaacttacgactagtcctaggagatatacaaattgcatggatagtcctaagttaggacgagtaactagtcctaactcgagataagactagtcctaactctttgtgaaatccaccccagggcccactttcaaagagctgcttaagctaaaaaaagtagcttagcacagcaaaattaaaccaccatgatgcatgtacaatttgttactggtatcctgctcatatctGCTAAGCGGAAAatagtaagcaatatttttctatataggatttgaggcattgcatggtgaggtatcaatatatatttggtttgcggtaacaccatggtgtatctacttgcaaggtagagtttgttctttagagaagcGTCTTGCTACACGtatatattctactatcgcggagtagatttatcggattgtttgggagacttctcagttctgataatgaactgtcctgcttattaactactacctgggcggacggtatagaaaattggcttggactgctactttagcttataggatcgttttGAACTgcactgccgcggagtgagttcttaaattggtctcaacgtttcgactagcttgctctagtcatcatcagatGAAGACAAGTTACCTTTGTTATAAGCAGCTGAAAGGATCTCTTCTACAGACTCGGTGAATCCCATATCAAGCATACGATCCACTTCATCCAACACGACGTGCTTCAGCTGGGACAGATTAAGGGTACGCTTTCGGACGTAGTCCAAGACGCGCCCTGGAGTCCCGACTAAGACATCGATGCCTTTACGGATAGCAGACTCTTGTGGCCAGTACGCCACACCACCGTAGATGCAACATGTCGTCAACGACGGGCTCACTGCCTCAAACTCCTCacacaccttaaaaaaaaaacatgagagGAATTGAGAACTATGACTCTTAAGTTCACCATCAACCTTTCTGTCGTCCTCTTCTTTTTCATATTTTCAGATACTGTCATAATTGCTTTAAATAGAGAGCGAATAGTTTAAACttataaaattgtttgaaatttaaaaatcaCAGAGAAATGTTTTCAGGAGTTGCCTCGATCTGTTTTACATAacaaaccattttttatttttttttattatattaatgAAGTTCTCAAAAGccacagcacttcagcaagtagtattttaagggaagctttcctaccatcattattttaaaccgcgtaagtttaatgtaaatctgtggacttttgtgTTATGAGttgaacaaaaagtaccccaaatcctttaagtaggGCGCTGGGATACAAATGAGCTGGACTGACCTGTTTGGCTAATTCCCTGGTAGGAGCGAGGGCCATGACAGTTGGAGGACGTCCACTCTTGCGAGGTATGTCCTTAAGTTTCTCGTTGAGCGGAAGGACAAAGGATAAAGTCTTGCCAGTTCCGGTTCCTGCAAAAATGACAAGGGTAAACCATGGTTTCTTGTTTGCAAAGTTATAGGTTTAGAGGTAAGGTTGTGGGAAGGGGTTCTAGGGATGGGTATTTGTGGATGAGAAAGTCAGAGGAAGGGTGGAATTATCAAGTTCAGATGGTAGGTTTGAGGAGGGGGCTAGGGTGAAATTACTACAAGGTTCACAGTAGAGGTAGGTTAGGGGAAGgggctggggggggggacacgacAAGGTCGAGAGGGTATAATGGTGGAAGGGATGAGATGTTTACTTGTAGTTCAGAGGGTTGGTTCAGTGAAGGGGCTAGGGTGGAATTACTGCAATGTTCAGGGAAGGTTGGTTTGGGGAAGGGGCTGGGGTGACTACAAGGTTCAGAGGGTAGCATGGTGGAAGGGTGAAAACTACAAGGTTCAGGGAAGGTTCAGAGGGTAGAATGGTGGAAGGGGATAGAATGTTTGCTTGTGGTTCAGAGGGTAGGTTTCGGTGAAGGTGTGGAACTGTCAAGCCTACAATACAACTTCTGCTGTGCAGAGGAGAGGCCTAGGTTTTCTGAAGACAAGATTCAATGTCAACTTACGGGCTTGAGCTATTACGTCGTGACCGTCGTAAACATCGTTGAAAGTCTTTGCTTGGATGGGAAACAGGTAGGTGATCTTACGggctataaaaaaataacaatcaattATAATTCAAAAAATGACGAAGAGAATGATCAGaacaacatttgaaaaaatattgatttgattttgaaatcaACTTTTAGTGagttacacttttttttacCTTTGAGAATCTGAATTGTCTTGGCAGAGACGCGGAAGTTTTCAAATGCACCATCCTTCTCCTCTTTTGACATCTGACAAAAGTaacaatcaattaattaatattagtaatatttgaagggaagctttccactatcattatcttcaaaccctgtaaatttaatgtaaatctgtggacattttgaaaaagtacccgaatcctttaatagGACGAGTTAGTCCAAACTTAAGTTTGTTATATCTCTTAGGGATACCccccaagttaggaccagtcctaagttctTTGTAAAAGTCAACCCCTGGTCAGGTCAAGTAAGCGTTTGCAGCGACAAGACCAGCAGTCTTGCAGATTCCACCCGCGACAAGACCAGCAGTCTTGTAGATTCCACCCGTTAAGTTGCACCCTGCATTTACCTCCGGTTCTTCCGGTTTCTCCGTCTTGGCCTCCGTCTTGGCAACCTTCTTGGATTTCTTCTTAACAATAACATTAGCCACATCCTCTCCTCCTTCGTCTGAGTCCTGCTTTCTTTTCTTACTTTTCTTCTTGTCTTTGGTGACAGCTTCAGGACTGCTAGCAGCAGAAGTGTGGCCATTTTGGACGACTACATCTGTTTCTTCACCAGCAGGCTGCTCTTTctgatataaaaaaattgatcatGTTACGATAAAGTACCACTGTAGGCAATTGCAAGGATAACTTTTTGTATGGCTCCTCCACTTTTTCAcactcatttttataaaaaaaaaggaatatctcactAATTGAGGTAAACTTGACTGCCACTTTTTCAATCTATTCATTTCGTtaccaaaacattatttttaactttaaaggcagtggacactattggtagttactcaaaataattattattacataaaacctttcttcttggtgacgagtaatggggagaggttgatggtataaaacattgtgagaaacggctccctctgaagtagtgccatagtttttgagaagaagtagttttccacgaatttgattgtgagacctcagatttagaacttgaggtctcgaaatcaaccatctaaacgcacacaacttcgtgtgacaagggtgttttcttctttcattattatctcacaactttgatgaccgattgagctcaaatgttcacaggttagttatcttatgcttatgttgagatacaccaactgtgaagactagtctttgacaattaccaatagtgtccactgcctttaaatataaaaaaaagcaaaactttACTAAATTTTTGAGCAAATAAGACacaatatagttttttttctttttaaatcataaaataaagaatgaaAAAGTGATTCTGGGCTACTAACAACTATAACCCTTTTAGATTTACCACCGACTCTACTAAACGTTGTCATGTCATGTTCAGGGGTGATCGTCGTGGGTCTGGCACAGCCGGCTGCATGGCGAACCCTCCATACGCCAGCCATCCATGTGGTCAGTGCATGCCTATCACGCACgtcaaataaaatttaaaacatcGAACAGTCTTCATTCATTTTCACTTACCTTCTGCTTTTTAGACTTCTTGATTTTCAACTTCTTCTTCTCAACACCAGTTCCCACATCTTGAATGGAATCCTCATCCATTCTGTACGTTTCACAAGGCATTTACTTTGGGTAAATGTTGAAATTATTCGTCCAAAAATCCCCTCACTTTGTGTCGCTTTACGTCCTTCGTAACTTCCCGTCTCCACGTGTAAAATTAAATGCACACCACACCGCGTGTGTTAAGGGCCTGCATGTGCGTTGGCGGTGTACGTCGGGATCACGACCAAACCACCGTAAGGAATGCACACGTGTAGTCTGGCTTGCGGGTCATTTGATAAAAATAGTCTGGTAATTTTATCGCACATCAATGTCTAACTGATAGTATACTGATTCGAGCTGGGTACCAGGCTAGTCGAAAATTATTTCGTAATCGTCCTTTTTATGACAAGCTTGGCGCCATCAACGGCGTAAAActttaaattgaatgaccgGATCGAATTTTTAGAAACTTACTGCCCAAGGACAACAAACAGCCTTTTGTTTGGAAACCCAAATATTATCACCGTGCCCAACTTTCGATCAGCCGCAAATTGCATTGAGACAATTTTTTGTATGACTCATGAGCATAATGGAGCATTGCTCCATGATATGAGCGTGCATATTAAATATtatgtttaattaattttattgttcctaaattatgtttttaattaaatttggcttaaatcagataaaatcgcaatgGGGAAGCCTTGAATAATGAAATTATGgctgaaatcaaataaaatttcaaggggtatacaaaccttgcattttttttgaaTTTGGGCTAATAACCgttcgcaaggggtaagccttgcattttcggTGAAAGTGGGCTGAAATCAGATAGTTGCAAgtggttagccttgcattttagtAAAAATTTGACTAAAATCAGATGAATAGCCagtggtaagccttgcatttattTATGAAAGGGGGCTAAAATCTAAAAAAGGGtagatagagggcgctatcaaccacgaacaTAATCACTTACTAAGCAATATTTATAATTTCTTATAAACCTGCTGCTGCCATGATATCGTGGAGTGCGTCATTTTATGGGACACGCCAATACATTTACACGCTCACTGATATTAAAGGCAGctagaggacactattggtaattacccaaaataattattaaactttcttgattaccagtaatgggggagatgttgatagtataaaacattgtgagaaacagctccgacgtagttttcgagaatcgaaatcaagcatcggaaagcacacaacttcgtgtgaccatggtgcgacaagggtgatattttttctttcattaatatcttgcaactttgacgaccgactgagctcaaatttcacaggtttgttattttatgctaatgttgagatacaccaactttgaagactagtctttgacaattaccaatagtgtccagagtgtCTTTAACATGCAATTTAAATCCCAAAATGGCAACCCGTGACTTGCACCCTTAGTTGTGTCCGAGTTAGGGGTTTGTACATTAATACACAAATAAACACATCATTTAACATTTACATGATTTAATTCATCGGTTTATTTAAACTATACATTaacttatttaaaacaaaagtaattcatgttacatttcaaaaactacTCGGGCCTAACTTGCACACCGCgcacaataataattatgaacatAATTCTACCATGTGACAATAATTCAAGTTATGCTTTGGCTGTAATAAGATGCTTTGAAAGCTAATACAAAatgcaagtttaaaaaaaagatttgtcaTTGAACTCGTATACACTGTGTGAGGGTTGAATTGTGCTCAGGATAGTGTGTAATAAACCTCATGCGCATGACGTCATATattttcagtagggcgccctcagctAAAAGATTGCAGCTCATTGGCTGAGTCTAAACATGGGGAGCATTACTAACACTGTCATCACCGATTTTAAGATGACGTCAGTGCATAAGTTCCATTATAAACACGATGAGTGCAAATAtaataagttaggactagtgaAGTTAATTGGGTTTAAGATTAATGAGTTAGGATTAATGAGTTAGTATTTTTAGTGTAAAGATTATGGTGATGTTAcatgtataatagatgttaaatttgcatcggagataaagaatattaatttaggGTAAAAACCACAATTAATATATGGTGATGTTGTTATTGGTGAGGGTTCGCATTCTACTCAAGCATAAAATGTAAACTAAAAAAACTGCATTCTGTctattttatgctttcaaacaaaaattccaCCGATCTCCACATTGTATTTAGGAAAGCTGTATCAtctttaaagttattttttaatttcttagCTACACTGAATCcataatcaaaatcaaaatgtatGTTGCAATTGAATGTGGGGAATTGATTGACAGATTGTCTCCCCAAAAGGCCCCGATTGGCTTTATAAACCAGGTGTACACATTTCTTGCAGCCAACCGATGTGAAATGTGGAGTTGCAATTGGTGTTGGATTTTGATTGAAGTACCAACTCTAAAGTTGTATTCTTAAAACTACACTGAATCCGTCGAAATCCAAAGAACCCGGTACTGCCATTGAGACTTTGATTTTACATAATGTTGAGCCAGCCAAGCTTGTCAACATAAAACCAGGTTTTTACTCAGTCATGCATTTGATGGATTTAATGCCGAGTTGCAATATGGCTTGGATTTTGACGGAATCAGGGAACTACTTAAACTTAGTAAGCATTAAACTAAGGGCCCTTTCCAAACCTCGTCTCGGGCTCTGGCTCTGGCTTGCCATTGGCTTTGTTTTAAGGATTTTGGAGCACTGTGGTTTGAACAtcgaacggagcctgaagccagaGCCGGAGCCCGAGCCGAGGTTTGGAAAAAGGCCCTTAGATAGTCTTCTCCTCGAGTGTCATCATGCAGTCAGTAGGGCGCCATCACGGtccagttgagctcaattgaaTAGTTCACCTTGTGATCATCTGGCTAGAGTTGACGCAGTCCTCAGTTGGGTTCGTAGTCCAAAACGCACTGGTTAGCCTCAACATCAAAGTGTCTCAAACTGTAGGAGAAAATTACTGGATTTTTAATAACAAAGGCCTACTTTTTATAAACATTGTTAGGGTCTTAATACTATTAGGATCAAATATGAATGGTCACATGGGCGAGAATGGCTACCAACTCCGATCACAAAAGTCCCTTGATGCGGGCACCTATACACAGATCAGTGATCGTGGGTTTGTTTGTTAGGGTGTTTGCTTTTTTCCGGGGTGTccgtttctttgtttgtttgttgttgtttttcttcaatcaAAACGTAAACTCCAATCTCAATGAAGATTCCACACTTTAGATTGCTGTGTTTGTTAAATGAAAACAAGACCACAAGAATgcatgtaatttgtttttacttgacGATTTTAAACTCTCAAAAGTGATTGACTTTGAGAGTAGTCTTTTATCTCTAAAAACTTGCGGATGAACTTTAAAGAAAACTTTGCcaaaaaaactatttcaaaGTTACTATACCTTGCAGTCTGTTGTTGACTTTCTGCTGTGTCCTCCACCGATGCACATCGCAACAGCTCAGGCTGTAGTCATCATTGTACAAGACTGCTGAAAAGAGGAAAAATAATCAAGTACGGGGTCACTAAGTTACTCTGCATTGATAACTAACTGCAAGACAAGCTGAGTATTGTTTCAAGGGAAATCTGTCCAAGGAGTATCTGTACCCCATGATGTGAAATTTACATGGGCTCCGTTTCAACAGAGGGcactatcagaagtagtttgtacacagttcgccgtatGAATGGGGGACAGATTTTCCTTGGGCATGGGGCAATTTGCTTAATATTGCAGAAATACAAGCATTAGGTGTAACTTATCGAGATGCTTGCTTGTTTGTGGTTGGTTGACTGTTTAGTCTTGATGTTGTGGAATTGCGgacaataatgaaagcaaaTTCTGCTGGTTGTGACGATGGAGGTAGACTACCTCAGTGTTTGACTTAACAGTTTGGAGATTCCTTTGAGATATTCAAAAAAGCATGAAAATGTCTTGAtgcttttttagaaaacaagctGGATGGTCAGCCGTCTATAGTCACATCATGCAGAGCCCAATTTCCTAGAGCTTCtataagcacaaacatttgcttagcatgaaattaattccttgatgaaaacaggattaccaaccaaatttccacgtgattttcaggataagcaataATAACAGCTATAATAACcagtaacaaacaatatgcaacaaatagaaatttggttggtaatcctgtttttatcaaggaagaaatttcatgtgaagcaaattgttgtgcttagcagctctatgaaactgggcccttgGCGAGATGTTTTTAAGAATAACACTTGATGACCCTTTACCAAACTCTCATCATCTACGGTGAGCCCAGTGTAGTCAGCAGTGCACAATCACCTTCTACAGCATCCGCTTCAGGAAAGTGGGTTCTTGGTAGACTgtggaagaagaagaaataaaaaaggtTCAAGCTGGTGGAATAAATGCAAGAGCCTTGTCACATGAtacaacttttacaggcaacatTATTGTCAAGTTCGAGTGGCGATCATTTCTGTCAACCACcagtcaatgttccatggtttAATATACCTAATAGCATCCAAGGTATAGGCTACCAGGAAAATTGCCCAATGGTCAACTTTATCCATAGCtcgaatttgaccttggaggcaaccaacatGCTTGCTGACCACTTGGTAGCACATGACTCATTTTATGAACACTGCTTTTGGTCCACACGAAAAACAGGTGTACATTGAAATTTGAATGGCTTTTCTTCCTGCCTGAAACTGGTTGCCTATTGCCTCGTGTGACCTGGCCCCAAGGAGGCTGGGCAGGAAtttgtgattttcttttatAACTTACTCTGATACTTTTACCTGATCGGGTAGTCTACCCCATCACTAGTGACAATACACTGGACTTCCTCTGCTTCGAGGACTCCCTCCACATCAAGGGAGTCCAGCGTATTGTTACTATTGTTGGGGCTTCGGATAGACCACCTTGGCTGAAGATGTCAGTTGTTAGACCAGTTCATCAGAAGAAACCACAGtctgaaagaaacaaattcGAATGTTAGCATTTTGAACCATCTGAAGCCTAGTGAGGCTTACAAAACCTTAGCACAGAGATACTTGACCTATTATGATATCGCCTCCACAGCTTAAACATGACCTCAAGACCTCAtgtcaaggcccaatttcatagagctgccaagcatagaaatttgcttagcgtgaaatatcttccttgataaaaacaggattaccaaaatTAAAACCAGTAAAGAGCAAAATGCaataatggaaattttgttggtaatccggtttttatcaaggaagatatgtcatgctaagcaaatttttgtgattagcagctctataatatTGGGCCAAGGTCATGCATCAGAGACATCAAAGGGAGACagagaccttttcgcaaatacccattgcgcaagcgctaactgctAAATGaggcatgctggtctagctagcgatcaaacttgggCGCTAGCTAGACCAGATTGGTCCTGCTAATGTACTGGTAGATTATGCCTCATCTTCTGAAGATATCAATCTGTTGAAGACAAAAAGAAAGTTGCATGTCAGTAAAAGCTAAAAGTTCATTTGCAACTGTTGAGACAAAACGTTGGTTATTTCAAATCTAAAAGTTAATTAGGGGAGCTGTTGAGATAAAACGTTGGTCATTTCATATTTACCCATATACGTTTACCTATATCCCTTGACGTCTGCTGACCTCACACATCAAGGACATCAAGGAAGACTCGCCATCATCTATAGTCTCGGTGCacgacgtttctcgttttcctttcatgcACATTGCGTTGGTCGCGCTGTGGATGAAAGCAAAACGAGaagcgtcttgcaccaagactacatcgTCTGCTGGACTACACGTTGCCTCC
This Asterias amurensis chromosome 21, ASM3211899v1 DNA region includes the following protein-coding sequences:
- the LOC139953216 gene encoding nucleolar RNA helicase 2-like, translating into MPCETYRMDEDSIQDVGTGVEKKKLKIKKSKKQKKEQPAGEETDVVVQNGHTSAASSPEAVTKDKKKSKKRKQDSDEGGEDVANVIVKKKSKKVAKTEAKTEKPEEPEMSKEEKDGAFENFRVSAKTIQILKARKITYLFPIQAKTFNDVYDGHDVIAQARTGTGKTLSFVLPLNEKLKDIPRKSGRPPTVMALAPTRELAKQVCEEFEAVSPSLTTCCIYGGVAYWPQESAIRKGIDVLVGTPGRVLDYVRKRTLNLSQLKHVVLDEVDRMLDMGFTESVEEILSAAYNKVKPAEGKTSDGKPAVGASAGTPEQLGNPQTLLFSATVPDWVHKTARKYMRTDLRKHDLVGSRTDKTATNVKHLAICVNYKDRPCLISDVIRIYSGINGRIMVFCETKAEANELSMNPAMKVDAQVLHGDIAQNQREITLKRFREGNFQCLVSTDVAARGLDVPEVDLVIQCCPPRDVDSYIHRSGRTGRAGRSGICICLYKPNEESELRRVESQSGMKFTKTIPPQPADIITANSKEAAKVLDAVPAGVVKYFNVAAQEILKEKTPEEALAAALAHISGATLLKTRSLINSQQGVITYMLKTNYQMYNGGDVLKALGFHVSQDVKNEIRDVRVCKDRVSAAMDVPQHLENKLLKQWQDSPDCTLSPAMELPDLVPAAGSYGGGGGGRRYGGGGGGWGRQGRSGGGGGGARWGGGGRSGGGRGGGGRGRGGRRW